Proteins co-encoded in one Rhopalosiphum maidis isolate BTI-1 chromosome 2, ASM367621v3, whole genome shotgun sequence genomic window:
- the LOC113553387 gene encoding uncharacterized protein LOC113553387, producing the protein MDQDEPCLAPQLCIRCRSYDLGRHVAVVSNADPCTCTDDETCPHNKKTTALQLLILKKKKISLQHQQASSTMNEADKTIGRGVESDEDDDDDCSSSSSSSTTSCSSCSSGDTTTSESE; encoded by the exons ATGGACCAAGACGAACCGTGTTTGGCGCCACAACTGTGCATCCGTTGCCGGTCGTACGACCTCGGCCGACATGTCGCGGTCGTGTCCAACGCAGACCCGTGCACGTGCACAGACGACGAGACGTGTCCGCACAATAAGAAGACCACCGCGCTGCAGCTGCTaatcctcaaaaaaaaaaa GATAAGTTTGCAGCATCAGCAAGCATCGTCGACAATGAATGAAGCAGACAAGACGATTGGCCGTGGTGTGGAATCGGACGAAGATGATGATGACGATTGCTCCTCTTCGTCGTCGAGTAGCACTACGTCCTGTTCGTCCTGCAGCAGTGGTGATACTACTACGTCAGAATCTGAATAA
- the LOC113552605 gene encoding zinc finger CCHC domain-containing protein 10-like — protein sequence MAPLHITKKKPSYVPPQGIRCQKCLEFGHWTYECKGKRKFADRPTRTTLLKRNLNKDRPASQILSKSTKEEKSKKKLKDAKRKKKSAKWDSDSDSDDSSSSGSSSDDSDTDSDSSNSSSNSSSSSSSNSSSSSSSSSSSSSSSGNSSDNSSSSNRSRGSHNSKKRSKAENKK from the exons ATGGCGCCACttcatattacaaaaaaaaaacc AAGCTATGTACCTCCACAAGGTATTCGCTGCCAAAAGTGCCTAGAATTCGGTCATTGGACTTACGAATGCAAgggaaaaagaaaatttgcGGACCGCCCGACTCGTACGACGTTACTCAAAAGGAATTTGAACAAAGACAGGCCTGCCAGTCAAATATTATCCAA gtCCACAAAAGAAGAGAAATCgaagaaaaaactaaaagatGCGAAACGGAAAAAGAAAAGTGCAAAATGGGACTCGGATAGCGATAGTGACGATTCTTCCAGCAGCGGTAGCAGCAGCGATGACAGCGACACTGATAGTGACAGCAGTAATAGTAGCAGTAACAGTAGTagtagcagcagcagcaacagcagcagcagcagcagcagcagcagtagCAGTAGCAGCAGCAGCGGCAACAGTAGCGACAACAGTAGCAGCAGCAATAGAAGCAGGGGTAGTCACAACAGTAAAAAGAGAAGCAaagctgaaaataaaaaataa
- the LOC113553386 gene encoding ubiquitin-like protein 7 has protein sequence MLSEEAEMSLINVKLRSGTVTMYTEKVYIDLQSNVSVLRQKICQKDNTLTKDNFIMVYCGNVMEDSVPIYMYDIINGATVHLFKKMSVEKPEPPKAIDISNAGLVKLGVAFRSLSLNISYKCALMKINKTKLINDLILNTPRLNEDPIAITFLQHSELLVKLNDVNMVKQIAEKHPALALAALQISTVVHEQVVQNHLASDVLTRSISAGSDEDMEDLDDSSPGSDTNSQPMNRNLPFAITAAQLATAIANVTTQQPQPSTSGASTSTGNTGNVLMTMPPNTNQSQPTTPAVDYSHQLGIMREMGLYNESLNLQGLRLGGGHLETAIELVLSGFDILDTDNA, from the exons ATGTTAAGTGAAGAAGCAGAGATGTCCTTGATTAACGTAAAGTTACGTTCGGGTACAGTGACTATGTACACTGAAAAAGTGTACATAGATTTGCAGTCGAATGTAAGTGTATTAAGAcaaaaaatttgtcaaaagGATAACACACTTaccaaagataattttataatggtttATTGCGGAAATGTTATGGAAGACTCTGTTCCTATTTAtatgtacgatattattaacGGAGCTACAgtgcatttattcaaaaaaatgagtGTTGAAAAGCCAGAACCTCCAAAAGCTATTGATATCAGTAATGCAGGATTGGTGAAACTAGGTGTAGCTTTTCGTTCACtgtcattaaatatatcatacaaatgtgcattaatgaaaattaataagactaaattgataaatgatcTAATCTTGAATACTCCTCGACTGAATGAAGATCCTATAGCAATTACTTTTTTACAACATTCtgaattattagtaaaacTCAATGATGTTAACATGGTGAAACAAATTGCGGAAAAGCATCCTGCTTTGGCATTAGCTGCATTGCAAATTTCTACAGTTGTTCATGAACAAGTTGTGCAG AACCACTTGGCATCAGATGTTTTGACCAGATCTATATCTGCTGGCAGTGATGAAGATATGGAAGATTTAGATGATTCATCTCCTGGATCAGACACTAATAGTCAACCAATGAATAGAAACTTACCTTTTGCCATCACTGCCGCACAGTTAGCAACAGCTATTGCAAATGTAACGACACAGCAACCACAGCCAAGTACTAGTGGTGCAAGTACATCAACTGGAAATACAGGAAATGTGCTGATGACTATGCCTCCTAATACTAATCAAAGTCAACCGACTACACCTGCAGTTGATTATTCACATCAATTAGGAATAATGAGAGAAATGGGTCTGTACAATGAATCTTTAAACCTACAAGGATTACGACTAGGGGGCGGTCACTTAGAAACTGCTATTGAATTAGTATTAAGtggttttgatattttagataCAGATAATGCATAG